The region GTGGCGCGCATCGGCGTGCTGCTGGCCGGCCTGCCGAACACCATCGCCGCGCAGACCATCAACCGCTTCTGCTCGTCCGGCCTGCAGGCCGTGGCGCTGGCGGCCAACGAAATCCGCCTGGGCAACGCCGACCTGATGCTGGCCGGCGGCACCGAGTCGATGTCGATGGTGCCGATGATGGGCAACAAGGTCGCGCTGAGCCCGTCGGTGTTCAACGACGACCACGTCGCCATCGCCTACGGCATGGGCATCACCGCCGAGAAGGTCGCCGAGGAGTGGAAGATCTCGCGCGAAGACCAGGATGCGTTCGCGCTGGCCTCGCACCAGAAGGCCATCGCCGCGATCCAGGCCGGCGAGTTCAAGAACGAAATCAGCCCGCTCGAAGTCGTCTCGCACGTGCCGGATCTGTCGGGCAATACGATCAAGCTGCGCAAGAGCCTGATCGAACTCGACGAGGGCCCGCGCCCGGACGCCTCGCTGGAAGCGCTTGCCAAGCTCAAGCCGGTGTTCCGCAACGGCCAGTTCGGCGGCAGCGTCACCGCCGGCACCAGTTCGCAGATGAGCGACGGCGCCGCGGCGGTGTTGCTGGCCTCCGGTCAGGCGGTCAAGGACTACGGCCTGACCCCGCTCGCCCGCTTCGTCAGCTTCTCGGTCGCCGGCGTGCG is a window of Lysobacter antibioticus DNA encoding:
- a CDS encoding acetyl-CoA C-acyltransferase; translated protein: MSKQIQEAYIVAATRTPVGKAPRGVFRNTRPDDMLAHVLKSVIAQAPGIDVNRIDDAIIGCAMPEGEQGMNVARIGVLLAGLPNTIAAQTINRFCSSGLQAVALAANEIRLGNADLMLAGGTESMSMVPMMGNKVALSPSVFNDDHVAIAYGMGITAEKVAEEWKISREDQDAFALASHQKAIAAIQAGEFKNEISPLEVVSHVPDLSGNTIKLRKSLIELDEGPRPDASLEALAKLKPVFRNGQFGGSVTAGTSSQMSDGAAAVLLASGQAVKDYGLTPLARFVSFSVAGVRPEVMGIGPIAAIPKALKQAGLTKDQIDWIELNEAFAAQALAVIRDSDLDPSKVNPLGGAIALGHPLGATGAVRTATIVHGLQRRKQKYGLVTMCIGTGMGAAGVFEAL